The genomic DNA ATTAGCTCGAGTTTCCCCAAGTTATCCCCCGCTTCTGGGCAGGTTGCCCACGTGTTACTCACCCGTTCGCCGCTTTACTCGCTCCCCGAAGGGAACTTTCTCGCTCGACTTGCATGTGTTAAGCACGCCGCCAGCGTTCATTCTGAGCCAGGATCAAACTCTCCAGTTGAAAAGCTTGACGCTGCCGGCCCGGCTAAGAACCGACAACGAGTATCCTTCTGTAAAGAAAGAAATTGGTCGCTTCACCGCCGCGCGAAAGCGACGCGAAACGAAAGAAAAAAACGTTGACTTTTTCCTCTATTTAGTTTTCAAAGAACCGACGCACGCACGCACCCAATCGCCCAAGGGCGAACTCTGATGATATGTCGGTGTCGGGGCACCTGTCAAACGAGAGCGCTCGTCATCAAGAGCTTTCTCGAATGTTCTGCGGACCGGTGTCCCTGTCAAAGAAATCCTCGCTCCTCGGAGCAGGGAAAGGAATTGTAGAGGGTTGCAGGGCCAGCTGTCAAGAGGCTTCTGGCTCACCAGAACTGGCCTCTTAACTACCGATTAGCAAGGAAGAACGACGAGACCAGGAACCCCCCAACTGGTTTTCGGAGTGAGCGCACAGCAAAACCAGTCGGGAGGGGACACCCAGGAAGCGTGTCCCCGATGGCCTAAGAAAACACGACTCGCCGGCCTTCGACGCGCCAGCGTTCGGTCAGGAGGCGCTTCAGCGCCTCCGGATATAGCTTGTGCTCTTCGACCAGGATGCGAGCCGACAGCGAGATCGGATTGTCGTCGTCATGAACCGGCACGGAGCGCTGGAGCACGATCGGTCCATGGTCCAGCTTCTCGTCGACCAGGTGCACCGTGCAGCCCGAGATCCTGGCGCCCCACTCGAGGGCTTGTTCCTGCGCGTTCAGCCCGGGAAACGCGGGCAAGAGGGAAGGGTGTATGTTGAGAATCCTCTCGGCGTAGCGAGAGACGAAGTCGTCCGAAAGCAACCTCATGTAGCCGGCTAGGCAGATCCACTCGACCTCGGCATGCTCCAGCGCCGAGAGGACCTTCGTCTCGTGAGCTTCGCGGGTCGGGTCGTGCCGGTGCGGCAGGCAAACGGTCGGCAGCCTCAGCGAGCGCGCCTTCTCCAGGCCCTGCGCCTCAGCCACGTTCGAGATCACCACGGCGACCTCTGCCGGCACCTCCTTGCGCACCATCGCGCCGTGCAGCTCGAGGAAGTTCGAGCCCCGACCGGAGAGCAGGATGGCGACGCGAGTGGGGGATGTGGGGGACACAATACGTAATACTAGGTTCGGCCAGACTTCGGAGAGCGACTCGGGCAACAGTATTACGTATTGTGTCCCCCTAGGTCGTAGACCACACCAGCGCCTCCCTTTTGCACCGTACCGATCGGACTGGCCTTGGCGCCCGCGCTGTTAAGGGCCGTCATTACCTCGGCGACGCCGTCCGGAGCAACGATCAAGCACATACCGATCCCCATATTGAAAACCCGGAACATCTCTTCGGTGTCGATCTCGCCGTAGCGTTGTAGCAGATGAAAGATCTCCGGGATCTCCCAGGCACCGACCTTGATCTGGACATGCGCCTTCCGCGGTAAGACCCTCGGCAGGTTGTCCGTGAGACCGCCGCCCGTGATGTGAGCCAGCGCGTGCAGCGCGGGGTGTTCGAGAATCGGCTCGATTGCCGTCCTGTAGGAACGATGAACCGCGAGAAGCTGGCGCGTGACGCTGGCCTTCGAGCTCGAGCCCGGTATCCGGTCGCCGGCATCGAGTCCGAGGTCCTCGAAGAACACCTTCCTGGCCAGCGAGTATCCGTTGGTGTGGAGCCCCGACGACGCCAGGCCCAGAACGACGTCGTTCTGACGAACTCGACCACCGTCGAGGATCTTCGACCGGTCGACCACGCCGACGACGAACCCGACCAACTCGTAGTCCCCTTCCTCATAGAAGCCCGGCATCTCGGCGGTCTCTCCGCCAAGGAGCACGCAGTCGTTGTCCTTGCAGGCCGCGGCAAGACCGGTTACCAATTGTTCCATCGCGTGCGGCTCCAGGACGCCGGCACCGACGTAGTCCAGAAAGAACAGCGGCAGAGCTCCCTGCACCAGAATGTCGTTGACGCAGTGATTGACCAGATCCCGGCCGACGGTCGAATACTCGCCTGCCAGCCGAGCGACACGCAGCTTGGTGCCGACGCCGTCGGCGGAGGCCACCAGTACCGGTTCTTTCAGCCCGGCGAGCTCGGGCCGAAACAAGCCACCGAAGCTCCCCACATCGGAGAGCACATTCCGGTTGAAGGTGCTCTTGACGAGCCTCTTGACTCTCCCCAGTGCCTCTGACTGGGCGTCTATGTCGACCCCCGCTTTCGCGTATGCGCCCCGCTTCTCGCTCATAACGAGCTCATTCCTCTTCGGTGCGAATCGGAAAGAGCTCCTGCTGGCGGCGATCCACGTCGGAGGGATCCACAGGGTACTCGCCCGTCCAACACGCCGTGCAGTAGCTCTGTCGCGGCCCGGAAACGCAGGACAGCATTCCGTTTAGCGACAAATACGCCAGGCTGTCGGCGCCCGCGAAGTCCCTTATCTCGTCGATATCGTGATCCGAAGCAATCAGTTCGACAGCGGTCGGCATGTCGATTCCGTAGTGACAGGGCCGGATAGTCGGTGGACACGAGATCCGCAAATGAACCTCGGCGGCCCCGGCGTCGCGCACCATCTTGACGATCTTCGGAGACGTCGTGCCACGGACGATCGAATCATCGACCAGCACAACTCGACGATCTCGAATCAGCTCCCGTACCGGATTGAGCTTGACCTTGACGCCGAAGTGCCGGATCGATTGCTTCGGCTCGATGAATGTCCGACCGACGTAGTGATTGCGAATCAGGCCGAACTCCAGCGGCAGACCCGACTCACGCGCGTAGCCGAGCGCCGCGAAGAGTCCCGAATCGGGAACCGGTACGACGACATCCGCCTCGGTCGGCGCTTCCCGGGCGAGCGCGCCGCCCATCTTCAGCCGGCTATCGGAAACGCTGTCACCGAAGATTCGGCTGTCCGGGCGGGCGAAGTACACCTGCTCGAAGATGCAGCGAGCCGGCGCATCGTCAACCGGTTGGCGGTAACTCTCCAACTTTCCGTTACGGGCCACCAGCACCTCGCCCAGCTCCAGGTCGCGCACGGTTTCCGCCTCGAGCAGATCGAAGGCGCAGCTCTCGGATGCGAAGCAGGGACTGCCATCGTATTCGCCGAAAAGAAGCGGCCGGAAACCGTGCGGATCCCGGGCCGCGATCAGGCAGTCGCGAGTCAAGAGCAAGAGCGAGTAGGCACCGCGCACTCTCTTCAGCGCCTCCAGAAGCGCTTCGACGACATCCTGTCTCGGGTCGCGAGCCATCAAATGGAGAATGACTTCGGTGTCGGAAGTTGTCTGAAAAATCGAGCCGCCGAGCTCGAGCTCCTGACGCAACTCGACCGCGTTGACCAGATTTCCGTTATGGACCAGAGCCAGCGGTCCCATCGAGGTGTTCACAACCAACGGCTGCGCGTTGGAGTGAACACTCGAGCCCGAAGTCGAGTAACGAGCATGCCCAATGGCCCGGCTACCGGGAAGTCGAGCCAGCGTGCGCTCAGAGAAGATATCCGCGACGTAGCCCATGCCCCGCTCGACATGAAAGCGGCCGTCGCATTCGGAGACCAGGCCGGCACTCTCTTGCCCGCGATGCTGGAGGGCGTAGAGCCCTAGGTACGCATAGTTGGCCGCATCGATGAGCCCGTCAATGCCGAAAATGCCGCACATGGTGGAAAGGTCCTATCCGAGCGCCTTGGGCAACGCCCTCGACCAGAGCTCGTGGAGCCGAGCGACGGTCGCGTCGATTCTCCCGCCATCGAACTCGAGTGCCAACTTGTCGCCGCCCGTCGACCCGACCTCCGCCGCCGGAACGCCACGGGCCTCGGCGCTCGTCATGAACCGATCGACCCTCTCAGCCGGAGCGGCGACGATCGCCCGCGCCTGAGATTCCGAAAAGAGACCCCTGGCGCTCGAATCGAGCGCGACTTCGACTCCGACACCCGCCCCAAACGCAGCCTCCGCCAGAGCCACGGCCAGGCCACCCACCGAGATGTCGTGGGCGGACCGTATCAGCCCTTCGGCGATCGCCATGCGCAGGAAAACGGCGAGCCGATTCTCCTCGCCCAGGTTCACTTTGGGAGGAGCGCCCTGCTCCGTGTCATGACAGATCCGCAGGTACGCCGAGCCGCCGAACTCTCCGAGATCGTCGCCCAGGACCAGTATCCGGTCGCCAGGATGAGTGAAATGGGCACCGACCGCGTTGTTCAGCTTCTGGATCAAACCGACCACCGCAACCGTCGGCGTCGGATAGATCCCGGAGCCCTCGGTCTCGTTGTAGAAAGAGACGTTGCCGGATACCACCGGCACCGACAGCTCCCGGCAGGCCTCGGACATGCCGCGCACGGCCTCTCGAAACTGCCAGGCAATCTCGGGCCGCTCGGGATTGCCGAAGTTGAGGCAGTCGGTCAAGCCCACCGGCTCGGCACCCACGCAAGCGAGATTGCGAACCGCTTCGGCAACCGCCTGGGCCGCACCCTGGAAAGGATCGAGCCCGCAGTAGACCGGGTTGACCTCAGAAACCAGAGCCAGCGCGGACGGTGTGCCCTTGAGTCTCAACACCGCGGCGTCGCCGCCGGGACCGACAACGGTGTTGGTTCGCACCGAGTGGTCGTATTGACGCCAGATCCACTCCTTGGAACCGAGCTCCACGGACGACAACAGCGCTTCGAGACTGGCGAGTGGATCTTCGGGCTCGGGCACTGCCGGCGGCCTCTGCCGCTCGGCCAGGTCTCGTGGCACCTCGACCGGCCGGCGATACTCCGGCGCATTCTGGGTCAGGGGGAGCACCGGCATGTCGGCGACCACTGCGCCTCCCAAGGACAACCGAGCACGGCCGTCCGCGGTAACGCGACCGATCGTGTCGACCGGCAAGCCCCACTTCTCGAACACCCGCACCACCTCTTCCTCCCGTCCCTTTTCCGCCACCAGCACCATGCGCTCCTGGGACTCGGAGAGCATCATCTCGTAGGGCGAGAGACCGGGCTCCCGAAGAGGCACGCGGTCGAGGTCGATCTCGACGCCGGTGCTCTCTCGACCGGCCATCTCGAAGGCCGAGCTGGTGAGACCGGCGGCCCCCATGTCCTGAATGCCGACGACCGCGCCGGTCTTCATCGCCTCGAGACAAGCTTCGAGCAGAACCTTCTCGGTGAACGGATCCCCGACTTGAACCGTGGGACGCTTGGCCTCGCTGTCGGCCTCGAACGACTCCGAAGCCATGGTGGCTCCGTGGATGCCGTCGCGCCCGGTCCGGCTGCCCGCATACAGAAGCGGGTTACCCTCTCCCGCCGCTCGCGCCAGAAAGAGCTGGTCGTGACGAGCAATACCCAGGGCGAAGGCGTTGACCAGAATGTTCTGATTGTAGGAGCGATGAAAACCGGTTTCTCCGCCGACCGTGGGGATGCCCACGCAGTTGCCGTAGTCGCCGATGCCCCGTACCACGCCATCGACCAAGTGGCGCATGCGAGGGGCGTCTATCTCGCCGAAACGCAAGGAATCCAGACAGGCGATCGGCCGCGCGCCCATGGTGAAGACGTCACGAAGGATGCCGCCAACACCGGTGGCTGCACCCTGATAGGGCTCGATGAAACTCGGATGGTTGTGACTCTCCATCTTGAACACCGCCAGCCAGCCGTGGCCGACATCGACGACGCCGGCGTTCTCACCGGGCCCTTGAACCACCCGAGCGCCGGTGGTCGGAAGCTCTCTCAAATAGGCCTTGGACGACTTGTAGGAGCAATGCTCCGACCACAGGGCCGAGGTGATGCCGAGCTCGGTATAGCTCGGCGTCCGGCCCAGGATCTCGACCAGCCGCTCGTACTCCTCGCCACTCAGACCATGCTGATCGGCAAGCTCGGCTGTGACTCGGGGCTCGGTCACGCCGCGCCCTCCGCCGCGCCTTCCATCAGGCCCTGAAAGAGGGCGAGACCGCCTTGGTTACCCAGAACCTCCTCGGCACAGCGCTCGGGATGAGGCATCATGCCCAGCACGTTGCCGGCTTCGTTCACCACCCCGGCGATGGCATTCGCGGAGCCGTTCACATTCCAGACCTGGTCCAGATCGCCGGCCGGTGACACATATCGAAACACGACCTGCTTCGAGCCTTCGACGCGCTCGAGACCGTCCGGCGTGTCCTCATAGTTGCCCTCGGCGTGGGCGATCGGAATCCGGAGAACCGCCCCCAGATCGTAGCGGCACGTGAACGGCAAATCGTGGCGATCGACTCTCAGATACACGTCACGGCACTCGAATCTGAGCGTCTTGTTCCTGCGCATGGCTCCCGGCAGCAGCCCGCATTCCTGCAGAATCTGAAAGCCGTTGCAGATTCCCAAGACCGGCCCCCCGCGCTCGGCAAAGCTCTTGACCGAGCCCAGGATCGGCGACTGCGCGGCGAGCGCGCCGGCTCTCAGGTAGTCACCGTACGAAAAACCTCCGGGAACGACGACCAGATCCGCATCACCCACCTCGGTCGCCTCGTGCCAGAGAAAAGCCGTCTCGCAGCCGAGAACGTGCTTGAGCACGTGGT from bacterium includes the following:
- a CDS encoding phosphoribosylglycinamide formyltransferase, whose translation is MSPTSPTRVAILLSGRGSNFLELHGAMVRKEVPAEVAVVISNVAEAQGLEKARSLRLPTVCLPHRHDPTREAHETKVLSALEHAEVEWICLAGYMRLLSDDFVSRYAERILNIHPSLLPAFPGLNAQEQALEWGARISGCTVHLVDEKLDHGPIVLQRSVPVHDDDNPISLSARILVEEHKLYPEALKRLLTERWRVEGRRVVFS
- a CDS encoding phosphoribosylformylglycinamidine cyclo-ligase; the protein is MSEKRGAYAKAGVDIDAQSEALGRVKRLVKSTFNRNVLSDVGSFGGLFRPELAGLKEPVLVASADGVGTKLRVARLAGEYSTVGRDLVNHCVNDILVQGALPLFFLDYVGAGVLEPHAMEQLVTGLAAACKDNDCVLLGGETAEMPGFYEEGDYELVGFVVGVVDRSKILDGGRVRQNDVVLGLASSGLHTNGYSLARKVFFEDLGLDAGDRIPGSSSKASVTRQLLAVHRSYRTAIEPILEHPALHALAHITGGGLTDNLPRVLPRKAHVQIKVGAWEIPEIFHLLQRYGEIDTEEMFRVFNMGIGMCLIVAPDGVAEVMTALNSAGAKASPIGTVQKGGAGVVYDLGGHNT
- the purF gene encoding amidophosphoribosyltransferase, which encodes MCGIFGIDGLIDAANYAYLGLYALQHRGQESAGLVSECDGRFHVERGMGYVADIFSERTLARLPGSRAIGHARYSTSGSSVHSNAQPLVVNTSMGPLALVHNGNLVNAVELRQELELGGSIFQTTSDTEVILHLMARDPRQDVVEALLEALKRVRGAYSLLLLTRDCLIAARDPHGFRPLLFGEYDGSPCFASESCAFDLLEAETVRDLELGEVLVARNGKLESYRQPVDDAPARCIFEQVYFARPDSRIFGDSVSDSRLKMGGALAREAPTEADVVVPVPDSGLFAALGYARESGLPLEFGLIRNHYVGRTFIEPKQSIRHFGVKVKLNPVRELIRDRRVVLVDDSIVRGTTSPKIVKMVRDAGAAEVHLRISCPPTIRPCHYGIDMPTAVELIASDHDIDEIRDFAGADSLAYLSLNGMLSCVSGPRQSYCTACWTGEYPVDPSDVDRRQQELFPIRTEEE
- the purL gene encoding phosphoribosylformylglycinamidine synthase subunit PurL, which translates into the protein MTEPRVTAELADQHGLSGEEYERLVEILGRTPSYTELGITSALWSEHCSYKSSKAYLRELPTTGARVVQGPGENAGVVDVGHGWLAVFKMESHNHPSFIEPYQGAATGVGGILRDVFTMGARPIACLDSLRFGEIDAPRMRHLVDGVVRGIGDYGNCVGIPTVGGETGFHRSYNQNILVNAFALGIARHDQLFLARAAGEGNPLLYAGSRTGRDGIHGATMASESFEADSEAKRPTVQVGDPFTEKVLLEACLEAMKTGAVVGIQDMGAAGLTSSAFEMAGRESTGVEIDLDRVPLREPGLSPYEMMLSESQERMVLVAEKGREEEVVRVFEKWGLPVDTIGRVTADGRARLSLGGAVVADMPVLPLTQNAPEYRRPVEVPRDLAERQRPPAVPEPEDPLASLEALLSSVELGSKEWIWRQYDHSVRTNTVVGPGGDAAVLRLKGTPSALALVSEVNPVYCGLDPFQGAAQAVAEAVRNLACVGAEPVGLTDCLNFGNPERPEIAWQFREAVRGMSEACRELSVPVVSGNVSFYNETEGSGIYPTPTVAVVGLIQKLNNAVGAHFTHPGDRILVLGDDLGEFGGSAYLRICHDTEQGAPPKVNLGEENRLAVFLRMAIAEGLIRSAHDISVGGLAVALAEAAFGAGVGVEVALDSSARGLFSESQARAIVAAPAERVDRFMTSAEARGVPAAEVGSTGGDKLALEFDGGRIDATVARLHELWSRALPKALG
- the purQ gene encoding phosphoribosylformylglycinamidine synthase subunit PurQ, whose protein sequence is MKCGIVVFPGSNCDHDVYHVLKHVLGCETAFLWHEATEVGDADLVVVPGGFSYGDYLRAGALAAQSPILGSVKSFAERGGPVLGICNGFQILQECGLLPGAMRRNKTLRFECRDVYLRVDRHDLPFTCRYDLGAVLRIPIAHAEGNYEDTPDGLERVEGSKQVVFRYVSPAGDLDQVWNVNGSANAIAGVVNEAGNVLGMMPHPERCAEEVLGNQGGLALFQGLMEGAAEGAA